The following coding sequences lie in one Spirosoma sp. KUDC1026 genomic window:
- a CDS encoding DUF3823 domain-containing protein, with the protein MKLLSILFLSFASFSLFSCAYDNYPEPESRLQGRLVYQGEPINVEYNNVTFELWEPGWQKRIPITVTVGQDGSYSAQLFNATYKLVIPSAQGPFRRMRRDNSDTTTVNLTGNQTLDIDVMPYYMVRTPAFSVSSGKVSATCKLEQIITGTDARAIERVSLYVSKTQFVDSRTSLSSSDLTGTSIKDLNAVALSANFPTISGQSYAYARIGVKIVGVEDLIFSPVQKVQP; encoded by the coding sequence ATGAAACTCCTATCTATTTTATTCCTCAGTTTCGCCAGCTTCTCTCTTTTCTCCTGCGCGTACGACAACTATCCTGAGCCGGAATCAAGGTTACAGGGACGGCTCGTTTACCAGGGCGAACCGATCAACGTTGAGTATAATAACGTAACGTTCGAGCTGTGGGAGCCAGGCTGGCAGAAGCGGATTCCCATTACGGTAACCGTTGGGCAGGATGGTTCGTACTCCGCTCAGCTTTTCAACGCTACCTACAAGCTGGTTATTCCGTCGGCGCAGGGACCATTCCGGAGGATGCGCAGGGATAACTCGGATACTACGACGGTTAACCTGACGGGTAACCAGACGCTGGATATCGACGTAATGCCCTATTACATGGTACGTACACCCGCCTTTTCTGTGTCGAGTGGCAAAGTCTCGGCAACCTGCAAACTTGAGCAGATTATTACCGGTACCGACGCCCGCGCCATCGAACGCGTGTCGCTGTACGTAAGTAAGACCCAGTTTGTTGACAGTCGCACCAGCCTGAGCTCGTCCGATCTGACGGGTACGTCGATCAAAGATCTGAACGCCGTAGCGCTTAGTGCCAATTTTCCGACCATTTCGGGGCAGAGCTATGCCTACGCCCGGATCGGAGTGAAAATTGTGGGGGTGGAAGACCTTATTTTCTCGCCCGTACAAAAAGTTCAGCCCTAA
- a CDS encoding glutaminase family protein translates to MFNQSFLRTAALATALLVVATVQAQTLRPPAYPLVTHDPYFSVWSTTDKLTDSPTRHWTGKPQSMEGVVRVDGKAYQFMGAVPPTYNTLLPTGELKAYTAKYTFSKPNPGWEKPDYDDQDWKTGPGPFGDNAESRTKWLSSKTDPNGIHIRREFTYDGKIDPASLLLSMSYDDDVEVYLNGTLIITKNCCAGEYVYYPLSAEGQKALRKGKNVLAAHCVSPVGGSFIDVGLVSPAAGPTMTKAEQTDVKVAATQTDYTFTAGPVDLQVNFLSPLLLDELEIAARPVSYVTFEAKSRDGKPHAVQVYFSESATMATNTPVQDVVTKAGQGSGLTYGSVGTKAQPLLGKKGDNIRIDWGYAYLAVPQGSGSQIVTGVPATLKQSFVTKGTLPAAKLNAGQANSVALATVLNLGNVTKEGASKHLLLGYDDLYSVQYFGENLRGWWHRDPNMTMEKTLQLAETDYTRLRRKSTDFDKQLYDDARKAGGKEYADLCQLAYRQAISAHKIVAGPKGEVFFLSKENFSNGSIGTVDVTYPSAPLFLLYNNELAKGLLRFIFDYSESGRWKKDFPAHDIGTYPLANGQTYGEDMPVEEAGNMIILTAAAVKMDGNPNFAREHWPTLTKWVGFLKRDGFDPGNQLCTDDFAGHLARNANLSAKAIMGIACYGQMAQALGDQKTADEYLTLARELAKKWMQMDVEGDHYALTFDKTPGSWSQKYNIVWDQLLDLNVFPKEVADKEIDFYLKHQQPYGLPLDSRKTYTKSDWIIWTATMADSDKDFKAFIDPIWKYANETPTRVPLSDWHETTDAKQVGFQARSVVGGYFIKMLDEQLKKKAKK, encoded by the coding sequence ATGTTTAACCAATCGTTTCTACGCACCGCAGCCCTGGCCACCGCTTTGCTGGTTGTTGCTACGGTGCAGGCTCAGACATTACGTCCACCGGCTTACCCGCTCGTTACGCACGATCCCTATTTCAGTGTCTGGAGTACGACCGACAAGCTAACGGATTCGCCCACCCGTCACTGGACCGGTAAACCGCAGTCGATGGAAGGCGTTGTCCGGGTCGATGGAAAGGCGTACCAATTTATGGGAGCCGTACCACCTACGTATAATACGTTACTGCCTACCGGCGAGCTGAAAGCCTACACTGCTAAATACACCTTCTCTAAACCGAATCCGGGCTGGGAAAAACCGGATTACGACGATCAGGACTGGAAAACAGGTCCCGGTCCCTTTGGCGACAATGCCGAATCGCGCACGAAATGGCTCAGCAGCAAGACTGATCCGAACGGTATTCACATCCGGCGTGAGTTTACCTACGACGGCAAGATCGATCCGGCAAGTCTGCTGCTGTCGATGAGCTATGACGACGACGTTGAGGTCTATCTGAATGGAACGCTGATCATCACGAAGAACTGCTGCGCGGGTGAGTATGTGTATTACCCGCTCTCGGCCGAAGGGCAGAAAGCCTTGCGCAAAGGAAAAAATGTGCTGGCGGCTCACTGCGTCAGCCCGGTAGGGGGTTCGTTCATTGATGTTGGCCTGGTAAGTCCGGCCGCCGGTCCGACCATGACCAAAGCCGAACAAACCGACGTAAAGGTTGCCGCTACCCAAACCGATTACACGTTTACGGCGGGACCGGTCGATCTGCAGGTGAATTTCCTGTCGCCCCTGCTGCTGGATGAACTGGAAATAGCCGCCCGGCCTGTTAGCTACGTCACGTTCGAAGCAAAATCCCGCGATGGCAAACCGCACGCCGTTCAGGTGTACTTTTCCGAGTCGGCGACAATGGCAACCAACACGCCCGTTCAGGACGTAGTGACCAAAGCCGGCCAGGGATCGGGCCTGACCTACGGATCGGTAGGTACCAAGGCGCAGCCGTTGCTGGGCAAGAAAGGCGATAACATCCGGATCGACTGGGGGTATGCCTATCTGGCAGTTCCGCAAGGATCAGGCAGCCAGATCGTAACTGGTGTGCCCGCAACGCTGAAGCAGTCGTTTGTTACAAAAGGGACGTTGCCGGCTGCAAAGCTTAATGCCGGTCAGGCGAATAGCGTAGCGCTGGCTACGGTGCTGAATCTGGGCAACGTTACGAAAGAGGGTGCGTCGAAACACCTGCTGCTGGGGTACGACGATCTCTACTCGGTGCAGTATTTTGGCGAGAATCTGCGGGGCTGGTGGCACCGCGATCCCAACATGACGATGGAGAAGACGCTGCAACTGGCCGAAACCGACTACACCCGCCTTCGCCGGAAAAGCACCGACTTTGACAAACAGCTGTATGACGATGCGCGCAAAGCTGGCGGAAAAGAGTATGCTGATCTGTGTCAGCTGGCGTACCGGCAGGCCATCTCGGCTCACAAAATTGTGGCTGGTCCGAAAGGCGAGGTATTTTTTCTCTCCAAAGAGAACTTCTCGAATGGCTCCATCGGCACGGTGGACGTAACGTACCCATCGGCTCCGCTATTTCTGCTGTACAACAACGAGCTGGCGAAGGGCTTACTGCGCTTCATCTTCGACTATAGCGAGTCAGGCCGGTGGAAAAAAGATTTCCCGGCGCACGACATTGGTACGTATCCACTGGCAAACGGTCAGACTTATGGCGAAGATATGCCTGTCGAGGAAGCCGGTAACATGATCATCCTGACGGCCGCTGCGGTCAAGATGGACGGTAACCCCAACTTCGCGCGGGAGCACTGGCCAACGCTGACCAAGTGGGTAGGTTTCCTGAAACGGGATGGTTTTGATCCGGGCAACCAGCTCTGTACAGATGATTTTGCCGGTCACCTGGCGCGGAATGCCAACTTATCGGCTAAAGCGATCATGGGCATTGCCTGCTACGGGCAGATGGCGCAGGCGCTGGGCGACCAGAAAACTGCTGACGAATACCTGACACTGGCCCGCGAATTAGCTAAGAAATGGATGCAGATGGACGTTGAAGGCGACCATTATGCCCTGACATTCGACAAAACGCCCGGCAGCTGGAGCCAGAAGTACAACATCGTCTGGGATCAATTGCTTGATCTGAATGTGTTCCCGAAGGAGGTAGCCGATAAAGAAATCGATTTCTACCTGAAGCACCAGCAGCCCTACGGCCTGCCGCTCGACAGCCGGAAGACGTACACCAAATCGGACTGGATAATCTGGACGGCAACGATGGCCGATTCAGATAAGGACTTCAAGGCGTTCATCGATCCGATCTGGAAATACGCCAACGAAACGCCAACGCGCGTACCACTTTCCGACTGGCACGAAACAACCGACGCTAAACAGGTTGGCTTCCAGGCCCGGTCGGTTGTCGGTGGTTACTTTATCAAGATGCTGGATGAGCAGTTGAAAAAGAAAGCCAAAAAATAG
- a CDS encoding esterase family protein, whose amino-acid sequence MQETHRKWYSHHLGRDIDMLVYGHWGYPVLMFPTSMGRYYEYKDFGFIETVRWFVETGKIKLYCIDSIDRDSWYAKHLHPGTRIWNHVLYDRFLHTELVPGIQRECNERKIGVAGVSFGGYHALNFAFRHPEQVGNLFTIGAAFDIRSFLSGYYDENVYFNNPPDFIPNANNPEFYHMNIVLGSSEYDFCKPSTLNISTILRNKGIHHTLDRMPWGDHDWPVWKEQFPRFMSLI is encoded by the coding sequence GTGCAGGAAACTCATCGTAAATGGTACTCGCACCACCTGGGCCGCGACATCGACATGCTGGTTTACGGCCATTGGGGATACCCCGTTCTTATGTTTCCGACCTCCATGGGCCGGTATTATGAATATAAGGATTTTGGCTTTATCGAAACAGTCCGGTGGTTTGTTGAAACAGGTAAAATTAAACTCTACTGCATCGACAGCATCGACCGCGACAGCTGGTACGCCAAACACCTCCATCCCGGCACCCGTATCTGGAACCACGTCCTGTATGACCGCTTCCTGCACACAGAACTGGTGCCCGGTATTCAGCGCGAATGCAACGAACGGAAAATTGGCGTTGCGGGCGTCTCCTTTGGCGGCTACCACGCCCTGAATTTTGCGTTTCGGCACCCCGAACAGGTTGGTAACCTCTTCACTATTGGCGCGGCCTTCGACATCCGGTCTTTTCTGAGCGGTTACTACGACGAAAACGTCTATTTCAACAACCCACCCGATTTCATACCCAACGCCAACAATCCCGAGTTCTATCACATGAATATCGTCCTGGGTTCGTCGGAGTACGATTTCTGTAAGCCTTCCACGCTGAATATCTCAACGATTCTCCGGAACAAGGGCATTCACCACACGCTTGATCGTATGCCCTGGGGCGATCATGACTGGCCAGTCTGGAAAGAGCAATTCCCACGCTTCATGAGCCTGATTTAG
- a CDS encoding alpha/beta hydrolase, producing MADSIPASPRSKSMTVTRLRDDSLFSVPLQRTVHLDIILPPNYRSDRLPQDRLPQERLPQEGLPQDRLPQERLPVLYLNDGQDLERLHLTDVLDSLYEQQAVRPFVLVAIHAGDRIQEYGTAAQADYMHRGSKAALYTDFVLTELLPYVQNHYPVSDRPEESAFAGFSLGGLSALDLVFHHPDRFSRAGVFSGALWWRSKSTEAGYRDETDRIMHDLVRKGNYSRNLKFWFEAGTDDETSDRNNNGIIDAIDDTIDLIEELTKKGYQYDRAGGPTDIRYVEVQGGKHDQETWSRVMPDFLTWAFGK from the coding sequence ATGGCTGACTCGATACCGGCCTCTCCCCGCAGCAAGTCAATGACTGTTACCAGGCTGCGTGATGATTCTTTGTTCTCCGTTCCGCTCCAGCGCACCGTACATCTGGACATTATTCTACCACCAAATTATCGATCTGATCGCCTGCCGCAGGACCGCTTGCCGCAGGAACGCTTGCCGCAAGAAGGCTTGCCCCAGGACCGCCTGCCGCAGGAACGCCTGCCGGTCCTTTATCTGAATGATGGGCAGGATCTGGAGCGGTTGCACCTGACCGACGTGCTGGATTCGTTGTACGAACAACAGGCCGTCCGTCCGTTTGTTCTGGTGGCCATTCACGCTGGCGACCGAATTCAGGAGTATGGTACGGCCGCCCAGGCAGATTATATGCATCGGGGGAGTAAAGCGGCTTTGTATACTGACTTTGTCCTGACAGAACTGTTGCCTTATGTGCAGAATCATTATCCGGTCAGTGACCGACCTGAAGAATCCGCCTTTGCGGGTTTCTCGTTGGGAGGCTTATCGGCGCTGGATCTGGTGTTTCATCATCCGGATCGGTTCAGCCGGGCGGGCGTATTCTCTGGCGCGCTATGGTGGCGGAGTAAGAGTACCGAGGCTGGCTATCGTGACGAAACCGACCGGATCATGCACGATCTGGTTCGGAAAGGCAATTACAGCAGGAACCTGAAATTCTGGTTTGAAGCCGGTACCGACGACGAAACCAGCGACCGGAACAACAACGGCATTATCGACGCCATCGACGACACAATCGACCTCATCGAGGAATTGACGAAGAAAGGCTATCAGTACGACCGTGCTGGTGGTCCAACCGACATCCGCTACGTAGAAGTGCAAGGTGGCAAACACGACCAGGAAACCTGGAGCAGGGTGATGCCTGACTTTCTGACGTGGGCGTTTGGAAAATAA
- a CDS encoding family 16 glycosylhydrolase, with amino-acid sequence MKGLLIVNILVLGLCLRGQAADVTVPQSTTGPGARKLVWADEFDKPGLPDTTKWTYETGGNGWGNNEKQFYTSRRPENARIENGKLIIEARKEAYQGSQYTSARLLTRGKQTWTYGRVEARAKLPKGVGTWPAIWMLGTNLSRVGWPKGGEIDIMEHVGYDEGVVHGTIHSEAYNHVKKTEKGGSIPVRDVTTDFHTYAIDWTADQIDFYVDDQKYYSVRKATLGSSEAQWPFDQPFYLLLNIAVGGNWGGRKGIDETIWPQRMEVDYVRVYQ; translated from the coding sequence ATGAAGGGATTGTTGATCGTGAATATTTTGGTTCTGGGGCTGTGCCTGCGCGGTCAGGCGGCTGATGTTACGGTGCCGCAGAGTACGACGGGGCCGGGGGCGCGGAAGCTGGTCTGGGCGGATGAGTTCGACAAGCCGGGGCTGCCTGATACGACGAAATGGACGTATGAAACAGGAGGTAACGGCTGGGGGAACAATGAAAAACAGTTTTACACCAGTCGGCGTCCCGAGAACGCCCGTATCGAAAACGGTAAACTCATTATCGAAGCCCGCAAAGAAGCGTATCAGGGCAGCCAGTACACGTCGGCCCGGCTCCTGACCCGCGGGAAACAGACCTGGACCTACGGACGTGTCGAAGCCCGGGCCAAACTGCCTAAGGGCGTTGGCACCTGGCCCGCGATCTGGATGCTGGGTACTAATTTGTCGCGCGTGGGCTGGCCGAAGGGTGGTGAAATCGATATCATGGAGCACGTCGGCTACGATGAGGGCGTTGTCCACGGTACCATCCATTCCGAGGCATATAACCACGTCAAAAAAACGGAAAAAGGCGGCTCAATACCCGTTAGGGACGTAACGACGGATTTCCATACCTACGCCATCGACTGGACCGCCGATCAGATCGATTTTTACGTCGATGATCAAAAATACTACTCCGTCCGGAAAGCCACGCTGGGCAGTTCTGAAGCACAGTGGCCCTTCGACCAACCGTTCTATTTGCTGCTGAACATAGCGGTGGGTGGCAACTGGGGAGGACGGAAAGGTATCGACGAAACCATCTGGCCGCAGCGTATGGAAGTTGATTATGTGAGGGTATATCAATGA
- a CDS encoding Dyp-type peroxidase has protein sequence MPISLTATSIDPNAGEFPAMLADLQGNILKGHGRDHTINLFIKFSAGRQALVKDWLSAFTRVFVTSAKKQMEQTDFFKTNKVSAGMFVNLFLTASGYKYLGVPDGKTPQDPSFRNGMKASKTRLSDPESSTWDAGYDADIHALILIGDDSPQLVRALKRAIIISLKNLAIPLREEPGKGIRNEAGNGIEHNGYADGVSQPLFFKKDIDDEASRIGHTNWHPEAPLNLALVPDPGKAGAFGSYFVFRKLEQDVKGFKKREEELAAAIGLTGDDAERAGALVVGRFEDGTPVTSFKDALENIAKDKVPNDFMYAGDDGGKCPFHAHIRKTNPRSDGAGVDFNKSKRLVRRGIPFEKAARVRLPNGDFDPAHFPTKGDGYGLLFMCFVANLGDQFEKGQFEFMQAHWANEPNFVNTGTGIDPVIGQHKTTDVVQPQQWPTTWGQAVPTKPFVFADYVHMKGGAYFFAPSLSTLINLKVSSNPLLPETLQIFI, from the coding sequence ATGCCTATTTCTCTTACCGCCACCAGCATTGATCCCAATGCGGGTGAATTTCCTGCTATGCTGGCTGACTTGCAGGGAAACATTCTGAAAGGTCACGGTCGTGACCACACCATCAATCTCTTCATAAAGTTCTCCGCTGGGCGTCAGGCGCTGGTCAAAGACTGGTTGTCGGCCTTTACGCGCGTGTTTGTTACGTCAGCGAAGAAACAGATGGAGCAGACCGATTTCTTCAAGACGAATAAGGTGTCGGCCGGAATGTTCGTCAATCTGTTTTTGACGGCCAGCGGCTATAAATATCTGGGCGTACCGGATGGCAAAACTCCCCAGGATCCATCTTTTCGTAATGGGATGAAAGCGTCAAAGACGCGCCTGTCTGATCCCGAAAGCAGCACCTGGGACGCTGGCTACGATGCCGATATTCATGCCTTGATTTTGATTGGCGATGACAGTCCGCAACTGGTGCGGGCACTGAAACGGGCTATTATTATCTCGCTCAAAAACCTGGCAATTCCGCTTCGGGAAGAACCCGGCAAAGGAATTCGGAATGAGGCCGGAAACGGCATTGAGCACAACGGCTACGCCGACGGTGTGAGTCAGCCGCTTTTCTTCAAAAAAGATATTGACGACGAAGCCAGCAGGATAGGCCATACCAACTGGCACCCTGAAGCGCCTTTAAACCTGGCGCTGGTACCTGATCCGGGAAAGGCCGGTGCATTCGGGAGTTATTTCGTCTTTCGAAAGCTGGAACAGGACGTAAAAGGCTTTAAAAAGCGGGAAGAGGAGCTTGCTGCGGCAATAGGTCTCACCGGCGACGATGCCGAACGGGCTGGTGCGCTGGTGGTCGGACGCTTTGAGGACGGCACACCCGTTACGTCATTCAAAGATGCTCTGGAAAATATAGCCAAGGATAAAGTGCCAAACGACTTCATGTACGCCGGTGATGATGGCGGAAAATGCCCGTTTCACGCTCATATCCGCAAAACGAATCCGCGTAGTGACGGAGCAGGGGTTGATTTTAATAAATCGAAGCGGCTGGTTCGACGGGGTATTCCTTTCGAGAAAGCGGCTCGGGTCCGATTGCCAAACGGCGATTTCGATCCGGCGCACTTCCCCACAAAAGGGGATGGATACGGTCTTCTGTTTATGTGCTTCGTCGCTAACCTGGGCGATCAGTTTGAAAAGGGGCAGTTTGAATTCATGCAGGCGCACTGGGCAAATGAACCAAATTTTGTGAATACGGGAACGGGAATCGATCCCGTCATTGGCCAGCACAAGACGACTGATGTCGTGCAGCCGCAGCAGTGGCCAACCACCTGGGGGCAGGCTGTGCCGACGAAGCCGTTTGTGTTCGCCGATTACGTACACATGAAAGGAGGGGCCTATTTCTTTGCCCCCAGCCTGTCAACGCTCATCAACTTGAAAGTAAGCAGCAACCCGCTCCTGCCCGAAACGCTGCAGATATTTATTTAG
- a CDS encoding acyl-CoA reductase, with protein MLQSERLQTFVALGDYLRSADTRPELEEIAHRAYHKNNWFTPDNVLRALQAIADEFLTANKLSAWIQAYAPAEPAHPKVIGVVMAGNIPAVGFHDLLCVLMSGHKLLAKLSNQDFVLIHFLIQKLKEINPAFDPLIEEAERLNKADAYIATGSNNTARYFDYYFEKKPHIIRRNRTSVGILLGEEDESVFVDLGHAISDYYGLGCRNVSTILVPENYDFTPLLRTLEPNVSTYLNNHKYQNNYDYNKSIYLINAVPHYDNGYLLLTENDGLVSPISVLYYQTYNTQDDAAAWLTERADRIQVVASAKSSSGQGWYPGSVPFGQTQSPGLSDYADGVDTMAFLVKL; from the coding sequence ATGCTGCAATCAGAACGCCTGCAAACGTTCGTTGCGCTGGGAGACTATCTGCGTTCGGCAGATACCCGGCCAGAACTGGAGGAAATTGCCCACCGGGCTTATCATAAAAATAATTGGTTTACACCAGATAACGTTTTACGCGCCTTACAGGCTATCGCCGATGAGTTTCTGACGGCCAATAAACTCAGCGCCTGGATTCAGGCCTACGCTCCTGCTGAACCGGCCCACCCGAAAGTTATTGGGGTTGTTATGGCGGGCAATATTCCGGCCGTTGGTTTCCATGATCTGCTCTGTGTTTTAATGAGCGGTCACAAGCTGCTGGCTAAGCTGAGTAACCAGGATTTTGTACTAATCCACTTTTTAATACAAAAATTAAAAGAGATCAATCCTGCTTTCGATCCGCTGATTGAAGAAGCTGAACGACTGAATAAGGCCGATGCCTACATCGCCACCGGCAGCAACAATACGGCCCGCTACTTCGATTACTATTTCGAAAAAAAACCCCACATCATCCGGCGCAACCGAACTTCGGTAGGGATTCTACTGGGCGAGGAAGATGAAAGCGTTTTTGTTGATCTTGGCCACGCTATTTCGGATTATTACGGACTGGGCTGCCGGAACGTATCAACGATACTGGTACCGGAGAACTATGACTTTACGCCCCTGTTACGTACGCTGGAGCCGAATGTCAGTACGTATCTGAACAACCATAAATACCAGAATAACTACGACTATAACAAGTCGATTTATCTGATCAACGCCGTGCCGCATTACGATAATGGCTATCTGCTTTTGACTGAAAACGACGGTCTGGTGTCGCCAATTTCAGTCTTGTACTACCAAACGTATAACACGCAGGACGATGCCGCGGCCTGGCTGACTGAGCGTGCTGATCGGATTCAGGTCGTCGCATCGGCAAAGTCCAGCTCCGGACAGGGCTGGTATCCGGGTAGTGTTCCCTTTGGGCAAACTCAGTCCCCCGGCCTCTCAGACTACGCCGATGGAGTCGATACGATGGCGTTTTTGGTGAAGTTGTAG
- a CDS encoding 4Fe-4S dicluster domain-containing protein produces MAIMITDECINCGACEPECPNTAIYEGGVEWTWSGGTELTEVDFGDGTVVDGKSPQAPVSDEFYYIVADKCTECMGFHEEPQCAAVCPVDCCVPDPEHEEDEDTLLAKKAWLHAEA; encoded by the coding sequence ATGGCAATCATGATCACCGACGAGTGCATCAACTGCGGTGCCTGCGAACCCGAATGCCCAAACACCGCTATTTACGAAGGGGGTGTCGAATGGACATGGAGTGGCGGTACCGAGCTCACCGAAGTCGACTTTGGTGATGGTACGGTTGTTGACGGCAAGTCACCCCAGGCGCCAGTTTCTGACGAGTTTTACTATATCGTTGCTGACAAGTGTACCGAATGTATGGGTTTCCACGAAGAACCGCAGTGCGCGGCCGTTTGTCCCGTTGACTGCTGCGTTCCCGATCCGGAACACGAAGAAGATGAAGACACCCTCTTAGCCAAGAAAGCGTGGCTGCATGCCGAAGCGTAA
- a CDS encoding porin, protein MRKLFLLVSSLFFGYETVAQDSTASTPGKFTFSGYMDTYYFGNFNNPSSQSNLGLNANGASNARAFDQRSGQFGIGLVQAKAIYTADKVDAVFDLAFGPFADLGNYGNNVALLGTPGSTALAIKQAYITFKATNKLTFTAGQFGTHIGYEVIDAPVNYNYSLSNLFNNGPFYHIGLKGQYAFSDRAYLMLGLVNNVDNIVDNNKKKGVIGQFFFSPVLGWNVYLNGIVSNEASQDVTGVPANNASYSLFDLTTTYQITEKFFLGLNAATGAQKGDYQNVGGPSTTKTWGGVAVYTNYAFTDKFGLGARYEVFDNKSNVRGLTDAAGNGASVNSITITGNITMADAHVLLKPELRIDSYSANKFEKGDGSLTPSQTTLGMAAIFKF, encoded by the coding sequence ATGAGAAAATTATTTTTACTAGTTAGTTCTTTGTTTTTTGGTTATGAAACAGTAGCTCAGGACTCTACTGCTAGCACACCGGGTAAGTTCACCTTCTCCGGCTACATGGATACGTATTATTTCGGAAACTTTAACAACCCATCAAGTCAGTCTAATCTGGGGCTAAATGCCAACGGAGCTTCCAACGCCCGGGCCTTTGATCAGCGGTCTGGTCAGTTCGGAATTGGCTTGGTGCAGGCCAAGGCCATATATACGGCCGATAAAGTGGATGCCGTTTTTGACTTGGCATTCGGTCCTTTTGCCGATCTGGGAAACTACGGTAATAACGTAGCCCTGCTGGGAACCCCCGGCTCTACAGCGCTGGCGATCAAACAGGCATACATTACGTTCAAAGCAACGAATAAGCTGACGTTTACGGCGGGACAGTTCGGTACGCACATCGGTTATGAAGTGATTGATGCTCCAGTCAATTACAATTACTCCCTATCTAACCTGTTTAACAATGGTCCGTTCTATCACATTGGTCTGAAAGGCCAATATGCATTCAGCGACCGGGCTTACCTGATGCTGGGTCTGGTGAACAACGTCGATAACATTGTCGACAACAACAAAAAGAAAGGCGTAATCGGGCAGTTCTTCTTCTCGCCGGTGTTGGGCTGGAATGTCTACCTGAACGGGATTGTATCGAATGAAGCATCGCAGGATGTTACAGGAGTACCTGCCAACAACGCTAGTTACTCGCTGTTCGATCTGACGACGACCTATCAGATTACCGAAAAATTCTTCTTGGGGTTAAATGCCGCTACGGGCGCGCAGAAGGGCGATTACCAAAACGTTGGTGGCCCATCGACGACAAAAACCTGGGGGGGCGTTGCTGTGTACACGAACTACGCTTTTACGGACAAGTTCGGACTGGGCGCTCGTTACGAGGTATTTGACAACAAGAGTAACGTTCGGGGTCTGACGGATGCGGCCGGTAACGGAGCCAGCGTCAACTCGATCACGATTACGGGTAACATAACCATGGCCGATGCGCACGTATTGCTGAAGCCAGAACTACGTATCGACAGCTATTCGGCTAACAAATTCGAAAAAGGTGACGGTTCGCTGACGCCATCGCAGACGACCCTGGGCATGGCGGCCATCTTTAAGTTTTAA